In the genome of Aedes aegypti strain LVP_AGWG chromosome 2, AaegL5.0 Primary Assembly, whole genome shotgun sequence, the window TACTTCTATCAGTATGTTCATTTCACAAAAGCAAAATATCACTCCGGCGACGCCAAAATCCTGAACTCAATTGCACTCAGAACGCGTGCAAactaaaacaagaaaaaaaaaacttcggcgacacaaaaaaaaaccgagaTGAaaagaagccaaaactcaaattttcaagagcacaaatttagAGATCCAGATAgcgattcaaaattaaaacttGAACGATTTGTCATCACCAGCGAGTTACCAATCAATCAAGCCCTCAGCTCGATCTACTGTTTGGctttccagatccgtgcttcCAAAAATaagaggtttggcttcgatgatCTAacaaagcactgcccagcagaacgcGTGCAGAATAAATAGATTTCCGctatagacatttttttttaattacaccaGCCGTTTCACCAGCCGTATCTAATAATTTGCGGAGACGATAAAAACGGTACAGATAAATTTTGAACACATCCGTTCACGCGCGCTGCCTATTGCCTTTCAATTGAAAATGTTGCATTTATGAAAGAATTGGATTGACCAACATTCAAATGAATACATCATTAGAACTccaattttatattttgttaAGAGCACTAGCGAAATTTTGGAGAACAATCTAAAAGCTATTAAATATTAATTAAAGAACCATTCAAGTCATCttgcaaacaatttttaatattgtcTCAGCCGTTTTCCGAACAATTCCAAGAGTTAATAGTTTATTTGAACGTAAATAACGGTGCGCACATAATTGGTATGTTAGTTCACAGAATTTTCGTGCTTCAAGTAAGGTCTAgtgaatccaaacttttgcacgatacactaTACAGAGGATtaaactcaaacttttgcacgttGTCATAAATGACTAATTAATTAATGATACAcagatttcagatttttccgctagAATATAATGTcatattaattgaaaattttggtcgacccaatgctaaGAATATAGCAATGTTTTTATTCAGTGTGTTTCTAGAAAAATGGCACAACTTTAGGTAATAATTTAGTCAACACAACTCAACAATTTTCTTTGTCGAAATACCTACGGAGTAAGATTATTTCACTGTCCTTTGTATGCCCCATAGAGAATTTCAATTATACGTTTAATCACAGAGATGTGGACAcaaaatttttgtatgtttttttagctACGGCTAATTGGGCCCCTCAATGGGGAATGagtcgttcttcttcttctttctggcattacgtcccagcTAGGACAGAGCTAGCTTCTCAGCttgctcagtgttcttatgagcactttcaacagttttcattgaaagcttttttgccggttggccattttgtatgtgtatatccTGTAACAGGTACAAACGAATtttatgccctggaaagtcaagaaaatttccgttgcgaaaagatcctcgaacgatgggattcgaacccgtgACCTtgatgaatagctgcgcgtttaccgctatggctatctgggccccgagtCAGTGAGTCTACTCATCTCAAATAAGTTGATACTAACTGAACtaacaaataaataattattgagcGCAtacatcaaaatattgtttggaCAATCCCTTCCTGGGCAATTTCTTTCCGTTTCAGTCAATCGCACGAGTTTACTCGCCGACACCAATGTCAATCAAacaaaacggcttatcattcaCTTCAACACTTTGCATGGACAATGAAATACTGGGCTGTGTTCGGTTATCTATCATTCGAAAGAAACATTAATAAGGCATTTAATTACCGATGAGCTTTGAACttctgcttgatttttttttattgagacTTGTTCCATAGTAGAACATCAATCACGTCCGAATTTGTGAGTGTTGACTGGTTTGTCGACCCGTACAATTTTTTCTCCCAAATTGAAATAACCCTCGTACTCGACCGTATCCGGGGTCGTATCGATGTGATAGTGACCACCTTCCCCATGTCTGGAgaagctgtggaagtgctgcaAACGCAGGTCCAGATCGCACTCGTTTGTTACCAGGGTTCCAACGGCGATCAGCGTTGCAGACATGTCGAAGAAATTCAGCCAGCTGTTCAACTCGTCTTCTGTATAAATGGCGGTTTCGGAAAATGGCGACATCACGTGTTGCTTGGCTTTCCCATTTTTCAGCAGAAATACACCTCCCATGCCAACAGTGCGTTCGCCGTAGTGCTGTTCCAAGGTAGTGCGAATACTAGCGATGAAATCCTTGTTTCCAGTGCGCTTCTTACACTTGACCTTGAGAACTTTTCCGGGCTTGCCTTCGCTAAGGAAGATGTTACCCAAAAGCGCGCAACGAGTTTCCGTATTGGGAATCTTTTCAAGAAGTACTTTTTTCCTGTCTGGTGTTACTCGCGCAAGGTGGCTTTCGCTTAAAACGTGTCCATTGGCATGGACTTTCAGGTTGAACATGCCTTCACAATTGGAGTCGACATACGGATATGGACCGGCTCCAGCTCCTATTGCAAGGAACTCCTTTTTTGTTACATTAAGTGCCCGTTCGGAAATGGCCACCAGATCGTAGAGTTTGGTGTAATCCACGTGAGGAAGAAGGTACGGAGGGCCTCCAATTTCCAGAAGAGTGGGGCTGCCATTGAGTCCTAAAAGGAAATGTAATTTCTAGTGATTTGTGGAACATATTTTCTCTATGACTTACCTTGACTCGCTAGATGGAATGGATCCTCCGTTAAGTTTGGACAATCTACGACTTCAACTTGCACAGTTTCAAAATTAGATTTCAGCCCAGAAGCCACGACTATggaaaaatagaagataaaATAGTTAATTCAATAGCTTTGAAATGTAAAGTTAATGTTGAAGATGTTTATGTGCACATTGGTATGCAAAATTCTAGCATATACGATTGCTTTGAACAGTTAATTCTTTCCATtggtttttagaattttatcaatttgctgGAAAGTAGCGAATACCAGCGCAGTTCAGACTATTTCGACACTGTTTCTTCACAAGGGATTAATTGACATGAGCGACTTCTTGACTTCTTCGATCATCTCTTTCGCTAATAATTTCACAAAATTAAATGAATCTGTAATATGTCTTGTTCATAAAACAATATATAGTGGTTCTTTATCCTACAATACAAAACATGTTACAAGAAgtaaatcagttttctgcaataatgtaaatagagcaacgatgaagaaATGTTCACCAAAATGTTTTTACTTCCGATAATTCTTTTATATCctgaaaataaagaataaaattatatattaatCAGTCCACCGTCCGGGAAGTCTCTCTCTTCTGCGCATACagcagccagtatttatagctcagaaatccagtaggtacgaacaagtaaaataTACCACAGTCATAGGGTATTGTAATGACTATCACTTGatataggtagacatgacagtcctttcccctttagaaactttctaataactctttaaaaagaCACCTGCACGTTACAATAATTCATACAATGAACAATTGAAAATATACCTAGAAAATTCCACAATTTCATCTTCATATcacaaatttgattatttacaaCAAAACATTCGTATTCACACTGCTCAAAATTACATTTGACAAattcgtcaacactaaagaacaattcCGTTCATCTCAATACAGCAATCGCTTTACTAAAGAACAACTTTGTTCACAATAAACAACGATTTCGTCAGCTCTAAAGAACAATTTGGTTCAACTCATATCGGCAATTTCACCAcacttttcaaaacaaatgaaaTTGGCAATTCGCCACCCCAAAGAAAAACGATTATCTCCAACACgcgtttccatgatcctcgtcgccacttttatatcctgaaaataaagaataaaattatatattaatCAGTCCACCGTCCGGGAAGTCTCTCTCTTCTGCGCATACagcagccagtatttatagctcagaaatccagtaggtacgaacaagtaaaataTACCACAGTCATAGGGTATTGTAATGACTATCACTTGatataggtagacatgacaaattccagaatttttaataaaaaaaaaatctttttttttttccattcccTTATTACGAGGAATGCGTCCTCAACGAGATCGAGGTTTCATTCAAATCAATTGATTCATAATTAGCCACAACAACAACTTTTAAATGATTCAAGATTGAATAGGCAATTAATCTTGAATCATCTTCGAATTGTTGTTTAAATTATAGGTCATGTATTGATCTATTATCTTTGTTCTTACTGCAAATGTAGAAATTTTAAGAGTTTCCTctgaaaaactatcaaaattacccCGTTTTACCGTATCACTGTCCATGttcttttgatttaaaattataaacCAACTAATGCTATCCAAgaacacaattttattttcaatttattgtgaTAGATGCTTTTTGTTTTGagtcaatttattaaaaaataaaaataaaacatgggcTATACAATGTTAGGTAATaaaaagcttctctgaaaaaaatctgcgaTTTCTGTGATTGTCTCCAAGCAGTCTTAAAGTTACAACATGATGtagtttttgaagttttcgaGATCCTCCTACGACCAGAGTGGTACCACAAACATAAATGGCCCATCATAAACGATTGCACCAAATCGCTTAATTTTCTCACAAAACTCTCATTAAAGTATTGATTCGAAAAATGATTAATAGAAaacgagaaaaaatctgtagcttAAGATATTGaagtgggttatggctacgcgtcggtcccccaagaaatttcggaatatctccggtCAATAATTAAAATCGACATAGATTCTagaagtagaagagttttttgagaagttgtgaaaaaatggtgcaaaaattttgaaaaacaatattttttttggcaaaatatgATGCTCCAATAGAGGGGTCAATACGAACAGAaatccgagtgccagagaaggactctaagctaagctgcgcactatggccctccgaacatatagggggaatggtcctccggaaatctagggggttggtgtcaggccctgcaagccagccgtaaaaaatacaccagcacaggaacgtcaacgagagaatacggaccggaacaatcggcaaagaccacagcgacgaaaatggacttgcgattggaaactcggtacgtggaactgcaaatatctcaacttcatcgggagcacacgcatactctccgatgtactgaagatccgtggtttcgacatcgtagcgctgcaggaggtgtgttgggcaggttcgatggtgcgaacgtttagaggtaatcataccatctaccggagctgcggcaacacacgtgagctgggaacagcttttatagtgatgggtgatatgcaaaggcgcatgatcgggtggtggtcgaaagaatgtgcaagtttaggctcaaaggccggttcttcaactttagcatcataaacgtgcatagccctcactccggaagcactgatgatgacaaggacgcattttacgcgcagctcgaacgagtacgaccgctgcccaagccacgacgtcaagatcatcataggagatttgaaagctcaggttggccaggaggaggagttcagaccgacgattggaaagttcagcgcccaccggctgacgaacgagaacggcctacgaatgatagattttgccgcctccaagcacatggccattcgcagcacctacttcgtATCGATAcatctggagatcaccacagcagacggaatcacaaatcgaccacgttttggtcgatggacggcacttctccgatataaccgacgtcagaacctatcgtggcgctaatattgactctgatcactatctagtgatggtgaaactgcgcccaaaactatccgtcatcaacaatgtacggtatcaaCGCCCAACTGAACGTCGCCGCCGCATCTCGAGGTGGCGTTGCCGGAGGAGGGCGAGCTTGATGAAgcctctcttgaggactgctggagcaacataaaatcAGCCATCAACAAAGCAGCtaagagcatcgtcgggtacgtggaaaggaggacatgtaacgattgttTCGATGAAgtatgcaggcaggttttggaggagaaggatgcaacgcgggctgcaatgctgcagcaagggacgcgacaaaacgtggagcgtaGACAGGCCcttcaacaaaaaagttgtaaaactcgacggggcaccccctaagtatgtgccttagggtaagaaaaatgctccctcaaaatttcaactcatttggttgctcccccagctggcgcattcaattccaCTGGAGCGATatgaaagaaaacgaaagcagcaaacccgcctattccgggacaaaaagcgccgcctggaagaagtggaatgtgaagaaatggaacagctgcatcgttcataagaaacgcgaaagttctacgagaagcttaacgcatctcgaaaaggcttcgtgccgcgagcggaaatgtgtagggataaggacggaagcatcttgacggacggacatgaggtgattgaaaggtggaagcagcactacgatgaacacctgaatggcacggagaacacaggcgcagaaggtcacgacagcggaggaagtgactacgtcagcacggtggatgaaggaaaccaatcTGCCCCACATtgagttaaggatgccatcaaccagctcaagaataacaaggccgctgttaaggatggtattggagttgaactcatcaaaatgggcccggtgaggttggccgcctgtctgcaccggctggttgtcagaatctgggaatcggaacagctgccggaggagtggaaggaaggggtcatatgccccatctacaagaagggcgacaaactggaatgtgaaaactatcgtgcgatcactatcctgaatgccgcctacaaagtgctatcccagattatcttccgtcgtctatcaccaatagcaaatgagtttgtgggaagttatcaagctggtttcatcaatggccgctcgacgacggaccaaatcttaactgtacggcaaatcctccagaaatgccgtgaataccaagtcccaacgcatcacctgttcatcgattttaaagcggcttaCGAttgcatcgaccgcgaagagctatggaaaatcatggacgagtacagctttctcgggaagctcacaagtCTAATAAGAGCatcgatggacggtgtgcagaattgcgtgaagatttcgggtgaacatTCCCGCCGGGTACTTCGatagggtgatggactttcgtgcctgctgttcaacatcgctcttgaaggtgtcatgcggagagccgagtTCAATaatcgaggtacgattttcacaagatccagccaattggCTTGTTTCTTGacgatatggacatcgtcggccgaacatttgaaaaggtgacagacctgtacacccgcctgaaatgtgaagcgacaaaagtcggcctggtgatGAATGCATCAAAAACAAagatgctgataggcggaaccgagcgcgacagaacCCGCCTAGGATGCAGTGtgacgatagacggagatacttTTAAgatggttgatgagttcgtctatctcggatccttgttaacggctgataacaacgttagtcgtgaaatacggagacgcatcatcagtggaagtcgcgcctactatggactccagaaggagctgcggtcgagaaagattcaccctcgcaccaaatgtaccatgtacaaaacgcttataagaccggtggtcctctatcggcatgaagcatggaccatgctggaagaggacctgcaagcacttggagtgttcgaacgatctttggcggagtgcaggagaacggtgtgtggcggcggagaatgaaccacgagctcgctaggctctacggcgaacccagtatccagaaggtttcgaatgccggaagggtgcgctgggcagggcatgttgctagattaccggacaacaatcctgcaaagatggtgttcgcgtcgaatccggttggtacaagaaggaggggagcacagcgagcgaggtggcttgatcaggtgcaacaagatctggagaacgtgggccaaaatcgaatttGGAGAGACACAGTCATGGACCGAGTTAATTAGCGTAACAttgttaacgaggttttatcaaattaattgatgtaataccaactaaataaataaaataataagcctcataagtactgtgcaaaaggataggacaagaaacggtcaaggcaTGATTCTGATAccaaaattacttgagctgtacgctgctgtgAAATGGAGCTGATAGCATTGTCGTGAATTCCTACACATAACAGTTTACGTGGGCGCAAACTAACACCTGTCTAGAATttttccgcaagtaaaagtgacatttcgctcatactggatcagctgtcaaaatactTTGGTAAAAAGAAAATTTACTTGAGTGCTTCACGTTTTACGTGCATACCACGCATTAGTTAACTCTAACTCTCGTATAACGCTTACATAACTCGTaaaatttatgatctcgccatAAAAGCTATTAGTAACCGAGTGCGTAGCTCATTGGTTTTAAGCAAATGGATAGACCAAAATTAAAACTATCACCCTTGAGGGATTGAGGAGGATTTTTTCTTCATCGTAGCAATGTTGAATAACGTGGAAATCCATTTGTTTGctcagtaacaacaagctacatacTTGGTTATCAATGGTTTTTCTTGGATACAATCTTGTGTAAATTACTCACACAACGACTATCATTGTAGGAAAAGCTTTTGATATCAATAGAAATGATaatcaaagaaaaataaagaCCTGTTTAAAAATTCATGTAGAACTCTTTCTTACATTCATAGCAATTGTATAATTTGATTCTTTACTTTCATGTAACAATCTTTGCATGCAATTTTTAGATGGTATCTTGACAAATTCTACGTGaatttccaaacaaattttttgaTCTCAATAATATATAAcagaaaaaataagttttgaagaatttgaCGAATATTCAAATCATTCGTTAATTCTTAATGAACaacaaataccgttttgacttatattccgaacacttaaggctaaCAGTGACTTGAAATGCATCTTATAGACATAAaatagctgatatttgtgaaaattttaatttctcctccaaatctaactgttagctgtcgGGTGCgtcgataaaattgtttatttaacttgtaatattgtttttacgtaaatgtttgaaagaacatATTGatgcaaatgccgaacactgtgctcattctgtctcatattccgaacaccttgattaaaattccgaacagcacgaataattCGTATCCAAACGaacaatttcgcaaataaattcatctgagctaTTTTACTGATCTTGAATTAGCAAATAGTCACTATTCCCAAGATATAAAATAGTTTGGAAGACGTTTAAATTGGATTGCAATTTACTGTCTTTTCcatgtaatttgatgacatatttcagcgaaacacttcaaccaaatcgccatacaaaaaccaagtgttcggaatatgagtctgttcggaatttttcatacaataacAAATGTTAATacaataacaaatgtttatggaccttggttttggacaaacttttcctcccaccatgaatgaccacgtggtttttGAACGGCCGCTAGTTTCCCTGTAAGTGGGCTTTCCCGATATTCCGGTTGTTTGTGAAACGTATTTATGCATGAAAATAATTCGTCAGATAAATATTCAGCTGTGAAGACGAATATAGCATGTTTTACTTGTTTGTTGTTCTGTGAATAgtagtgcgcggaattagggacTTATGAAAAAAGACgtggcctaattccgcgcaatactttttgggataaatctcagtaattatgctaatatttgataagataTCATAGAAGCATCAAGAAACatctgtagcaagtagttcCATAGAATATTGCATGAAAgattaaaaacattttcaataattaaatCATGTTTGTTTGTGTCGTACAGTCTTAGCACGACCGctaaggaaattgaaaaaatggccTCAACTTAAACGGGCCTCCACTGATGATTTTACGCCGCAAAAAACTGCTTTATTTGCTCttatttgtgattcaaacttattctaaaTCAAAGTAGCATCAAATGGCGTTAAAAGTTCTTGGAGTATTAATCTGTATttccatatataaataattttgtgtaaaatgcgcggaattaggcaatgcgctgaattagggcactttacggtacttaaaattaaaaaaaacttcaatattttatcACTTCAAGGATTTTCTCACTTTGGAATATGCCTTATTTATATTACACTAAGTTGTATCATAAAAAGGGCATTAAGCTTTAACTAAGGGGAGCAAATATGGAGATTCTCACAGGGGCGCCATGAAATTCCGATTATCAACACATTGATAAACAATTTACTCAAAATTGAATCGCAATCGAATCTTTATGGGTTCAATAATCAAATGCGAGAGAATCAGATTTCGATCAGCATTCAATTTTtgaaggttatcaaaatcaatattttttagaattgGCTGGAAATTTTGACAAtctaacatttttattttctgacataTTTTGGATAGTTTagtttgattgattgattgactctctattatgaaaaaattccagcccgaggctggttaataaaaaaaaactcttgctgTAAACTACCGTCTAATTCTTTTTCCGGTGGATAAAACATACTTCTTGAaatttttgtattgaaatcgTCTTAGTCAATTATATTCATCAGTTTATATTATTTGCGGAATCCATGTGAAACATACGTGTTTGGTAAAGTCATTCATAATAATgaaaacacgatttttttcttaaaaacattattaaaaaaataatatttaacaatattttatttttattttaagatttattgttctattgaaacttttcaaaaactccttGCTTCGAAATTCCAAACTGCGTGTTTTTGCTTTCTGTCCGATCTTCAGGCCTTTCTAGTTTTAAATCATAAAACCTGTTCTTCTAACAAAGATGcatgcacagaaaaaaaatcattactaaGATCGGCTACATGGCAAATAAAATCCAACTTGAACTTACCCTTG includes:
- the LOC5567118 gene encoding ester hydrolase C11orf54 homolog isoform X1; protein product: MASIDTTILPFEEKPLYVPSLDEVCKVVASGLKSNFETVQVEVVDCPNLTEDPFHLASQGLNGSPTLLEIGGPPYLLPHVDYTKLYDLVAISERALNVTKKEFLAIGAGAGPYPYVDSNCEGMFNLKVHANGHVLSESHLARVTPDRKKVLLEKIPNTETRCALLGNIFLSEGKPGKVLKVKCKKRTGNKDFIASIRTTLEQHYGERTVGMGGVFLLKNGKAKQHVMSPFSETAIYTEDELNSWLNFFDMSATLIAVGTLVTNECDLDLRLQHFHSFSRHGEGGHYHIDTTPDTVEYEGYFNLGEKIVRVDKPVNTHKFGRD
- the LOC5567118 gene encoding ester hydrolase C11orf54 homolog isoform X2; translation: MKMKLWNFLVVASGLKSNFETVQVEVVDCPNLTEDPFHLASQGLNGSPTLLEIGGPPYLLPHVDYTKLYDLVAISERALNVTKKEFLAIGAGAGPYPYVDSNCEGMFNLKVHANGHVLSESHLARVTPDRKKVLLEKIPNTETRCALLGNIFLSEGKPGKVLKVKCKKRTGNKDFIASIRTTLEQHYGERTVGMGGVFLLKNGKAKQHVMSPFSETAIYTEDELNSWLNFFDMSATLIAVGTLVTNECDLDLRLQHFHSFSRHGEGGHYHIDTTPDTVEYEGYFNLGEKIVRVDKPVNTHKFGRD